The following DNA comes from Solanum stenotomum isolate F172 chromosome 11, ASM1918654v1, whole genome shotgun sequence.
ccaaataCTAGAACTTGGcccaaaatctaatttttttttcaagtatttggaaACTTGGGATTCTTGGCAAATATATTTGCCAAGTTATATAGCCAAACGCCACTGGCCAAGTTTTTTCCAAGTTTttccaagtttttttttttttttNNNNNNNNNNNNNNNNNNNNNNNNNNNNNNNNNNNNNNNNNNNNNNNNNNNNNNNNNNNNNNNNNNNNNNNNNNNNNNNNNNNNNNNNNNNNNNNNNNNNTGACAAGTTAAATGTGGAGGTTCAATTTAGGATAGAGGGACTAAAAGTGTTAAACTGAGTCATCCCATATAAAGCTTTTAAAGTTATGTAATGTTTAAGAAACTTCTggttttttcaaaatgaaaattatttcgCAAGTAACATGGTGAACATCAGTTTCTGATGAAGAGTACACAAGAGTTGGTTCTTTCGGATAAGATAGCCATCACAATAGTAAGCATCTGTATCATTCAAATTTAGTTCTATAAATTAAATCCAGAGTGCTCACTTCGTCAACATCTTCAGTCTCTTGCTCCTGCTTAGTTCACTGTAGCAACTGCTGCATAAACTCCTCAGCAGCTGCACAGGCCTCAAAACCCAaccaaaattttatttcatgGAGGAAAAACTAGTTCTGTAACTAATGCAGCACATAATTAAACAAAGAACTCAGAGAATGTTTCCCTTACTTGAGAAATTAATGCTGATATAGAAGCATCTACAAATTAAGCTGAGAACTATTTCAGTTTTTGCCGACTATAGGGGATTGATGCTCATACATCACACAGCAAAGTCAAAGAGGTTTTAGATATACGTCCTTATCAAAAACTCCGATTGCCCAATTTGAACAAAGAAATAGCAATTGAAGAATTCATCTgctaagaaaaaaatgatgctTCAAAACAAATATGATAATTGATTCCAAGGGGAAATCCTAGTCCTTCATTTTCACTGAAAAAGGTGtgtgaaataaataaagaaaccAAAAATACTTGATTTCAGAGAATCACTTTAGAGCCAAATAAATCGTAAAAAGAACCACGAATGAACAAGTTGAAAAACAAATTTGAGTATAACATAGAATTGAAGAGAAATTTGTTTCCAATACTCtgaggggtcgtttggtatgAGGGATAAGAGATAATAATACCAGGATAAAATACAGGATTTTTTATTCTATGTTTGGTTAAGGGTATTAGTTAGTACCGGAATTATGTATCCACCATTTGTACTAAAACgatggaataagttatcccatataaATGGGGGTTAACTAATCCCTTGGGATATCCCAACCTATGAGATATCTTTGTCTGTCCCATTCCCATACCAAACGACCCTTTAAATGTTCACTaatttcatgttcaaattcttgATTTGTGAGTACCtatctggaaaaaaaatcttCACTTGTGAGTACTTCAAGGTAAGAATTTAGTGAAGATTGAATGATTCGAGGATCTGATTTGAGTATGGAAAAAATAAAGTTGTTTACATCCTTTAACTCACCATGGTTAATCATGGCTTAACACAAGATGGAGAATCAATCGACAAAACTCACTGTTGATATGTCCATCACCCATTGATGAGTTCCTGTCAATAGAGGAAAGAATagagaaaacaaaaaggaaaagaagtgaAAAATTACTAAGAATTGGAAGAAGACTTTGTAGCTAATAGGAGAGAATTGCATACAAAGAAAGTTGAACAGAATTTCACTACCAActaggaaaaaaattaatcatgaGGTATACCTAAATTTAAGCCAAAATTCTGCGCTTCGGGGAAAGAGCTGCAAAGTTTCTGAAGAGACTGGTTGTTGCTGCAGATTCTCAAAGACAGCTCCAATGAATATTAGAAATGTGACCTTTGTTTCTTAGAAGAGGAGCAGCTTGCTTCATCATGGTGTTCACTATCGTCATATCTGTTCCTCTTTGTCCCAATGCAATGTTCTGTTGGTTCATCCTTATACAACAAACGAAATCCAAACTCCTTCATATCTCCGGAGAACGATAATGTAATAAGCCCATAATCATTTGGTGTTTTTCCATTTGCCTTAGATGTTTCCCATAAGCCAGCAAGAGGTACcaagaaaaaatgaatagtaGGTTCAGTACCACATTCTAAACCGTCGGATGATTCTGAATCATAATTTGGAATGGTGGATAATTCTAGCTTCTGGGTCATCCCATCATCACACAAGGGAATCAAGTCAACTGAGATGTCAATTAGGTTGCCAGAGTAACATACAGCAAATCCCAAGAAATTATCACTTACATACCAATTTTCAGGCAAATCGATCGACACACTTTCATCCATTCCCTGATGGTGAAACCAACTTGGGATCTTACTCCCACCATGCACAATGGTAAACACTCTTTGTGACAAGGAATCTGAAGCAGAGATGGCATTCGGCAAGGAAACGATACCCTGAGACAAGGAACGTGGAAGTGAAAGATACATGGAATTTAGATCCCTCATCACACTGTCTAACATGTGAATATCCGACTTCACTTTCATGCTTCCGAGGATTTCTGGAAAATTTTCTAAACTAGAGCACCCCTCTAGATTCAGATATTCAAGGGAATCGATGCACAGAACTGGAAACCTCTTGAGCCATTTACAATTAGTCAACTTTAATGTACAGAGTTTCTTGAGACATCCCATGGAATGATGAACCTCTTCAAGATTCATACAATTTGACAGATTCAAAGTCTCCAAGTTTTGCATCCCCCCGAAACCTGGCAACTTTTTAAGCCTCTTGCAATCTGATAGGTCCAAAGATCGAAGTGCACCAAGTAGGGCTATGCTTGGAGGCAAAtgctcaaaattatttccaGTGAGATATAACTCATGCAGAGAGGATAAGAATCCAATGTCTTCCGGAAGACCTCCATCTATTAGATTGCAATAACTGAGATTCAGAATCTCCAACAAGCGTAATCCATCAGACACCAGAGGGAAAACAAAGTACACTCTATCTTCAAGGCCTACTTCTGATTTTTGTTTAGCTAACTGCAAGAAATGAAGCTTGTTCAAACAGACAATGGAAGGCGGAGGTTGCGAAATT
Coding sequences within:
- the LOC125843896 gene encoding TMV resistance protein N-like codes for the protein MNLEEVPHSLEFLKKLCSVKLTNCKRLKRFPVLCIDSLEYLNLEGCSSLENFPEILGSMKVKSDIHMLDSVMRDLNSMYLSLPRSLSQGIVSLPNAISASDSLSQRVFTIVHGGSKIPSWFHHQGMDESVSIDLPENWYVSDNFLGFAVCYSGNLIDISVDLIPLCDDGMTQKLELSTIPNYDSESSDGLECGTEPTIHFFLVPLAGLWETSKANGKTPNDYGLITLSFSGDMKEFGFRLLYKDEPTEHCIGTKRNRYDDSEHHDEASCSSSKKQRSHF